The stretch of DNA GGATTGTCGGGTTTTAAGTcgggaggaaggaaaaaaaaaaaacagacaaacgTACACCGCTTCTTCCGTATCGATATGTTGGCTTCCTCCAGGCTGCCCGCTGGTTTGTTGTACCCGAGGGCAGACACGGTGATTTAAAACTCGCAAACGCATAGTACGACGAACCAAGAGCCAAGTAAGGGTGGTGTGAGGAATAGGCAAAAGTAGTTCACTTTCGCTGTGTCTACTTCCGAAGCTTCTGGGTGCGTTGAATCCCCtcagttttttcctttattcgTGTGACCTGTTTGCCCACCCCCGTAACACACCTGATTAGGCAGTTAATGTAATACCTACCTCATCCTTTGGTCGAGCCTTGGGCACTCTGCAACAGATGTGGAACTTTATCAGAGCATATTTAGCTTACTAAGCGCTTCAGGAACAATCGTATTTGCTGTCACACTGTTTGCAACAGTCGTGAATACTGTCGACATTCCTCCTGGGGGCCGACCTCACAGTATGTGCGATTCTGAATATAACCAAAATTCACTTACCTTTCCTATGCACAGTAACCATAAGGCGCAGCCCACATGGTCCTAACTTGGGAGGGCTACCGTGAAGCTGCCGTCGGTCTTTGTGTTGTATACATATTTCTTCCTGCTACTGACTATGTTTTACTTCACCTTCcgattcttttcgttttacGGCGCAACATGTGAAAGTGTTGGGAACTCAGCTGCTGGCCTATACCATTGTGAGGAGTGTATAGGCTAAGTGTGAGGACTGTGGCGGAGAATATATGAAGCGCCTGCCTGTACGCCCCTGTTGCGTCACCGGGGAGGGTTCGTTTTCTGCACTAACATTTTCGTTTTCATTGTATGCATTACTTGtgctttttgctttgttgtaCTGCTGTGACCTGGTGTCCTCCAAGATCTATGAGAGGACGACGCGTGAGGTGTTTCTGGAAGGTGGCCGGTGGGTGAGGAAGAGTGAATGGGAAAAGGGCAGTTGGAAAACCTCCCCCGAGTGGAACGCCGGCTATGAATGGTGGGCGTGGTGCATGGACTCGGTTGCTAAAGAAGCTAAGGGAGAAGTTTGCCGCAAGGAGTGGCTTTCtcagaggaagaaaggataCACGCTGGTGCCGAGGACGAAAGTTCCATTTAGGGAGAAAAATGGAACGCAGTGGATGCGCAACGTTCACTCTTTCCGTGTCCCTTCGTTTGTTGAAATTAGTGGGGTATTGGTGGGCATTGCCGACGTACGGTACATTTCATCTGCTGACTTCACCTTCACTGAGACAGTTGCCAAGTACAGTGCTGATGGTGGGGATACTTGGAAGACTAAAGTCATCATTGAGAACAGTCGTGTTAACACTAATTTTTCCCGAGTTGTAGATCCCACAGTCGCTGTCAAGGGAAACAATATATTCGTTCTCGTGGGAAGGTACAACACTTCCAGTAAGTATTGGACGTGGCAACATTACGGCGAAGACTGGGATATACTCATGTACAAGGGTACTGTcatcaaagaggaaaaggacgGTAATGTAACTGCGAGCATTACATTTGAGGCTCCCCAGAACCTGAAGTTTCTCTTAGCAACGGTGCCCTCACCAGGTGGGCACCCCCCATCCCAATTTCTCGGTGGCGtagggaacactgctgtaaCGCCGGACGGTGCCATTGTATTTTCTGTCCAGGTCAAGAATACTTGGAATCAGGTTGTGGGAAAACTTTTGTATTCGACGGATGATGGCAAAACATGGCACTTTTCTGCAGGGGAAACACCGGTCGGTTCAACTGAATCTTCTGCCGTTTGGTGGAAAGATAAACTGCTGGTGAATGCCAGAACAGATGAGCATATAGGTTGCCGCAGGGTATTTGAAACGAGTGACTTAGGGAATACATTAAAGGAATCCATCAGGACTCTTTCCCGAGTAATAGGCAACTCGCCGCTTCGTAACCAGCCTGGTAGTTCAGGAAGTGCTATTTCCATAACTGTGGAGGGCATGGATGTCATGCTAATTTCTCAGCCAAAAAATACGAAGGGACGTTTCTCACGCGACCGCCTCCAGTTATGGTTAACGGACGGTACTCGTGTTTTCATGATCGGACAGATATCTCAAGGTGACGACAACAGTCCATACAGCTCCTTACTGTACACGAGCGATGGCAAACTTTACTGCTTATATGAACAGAACATTGAAGAGGTTTTCACTATTTACCTTGCACGTCTTGTGGATGAGATGAAGATGATTAAATGGGTTGTGTTGTTATGGAAGGCACAGGATACTCTGTTGGTGGGTGACTGCCTTTCATCGGCTGGAGGAACAGGACCTTGTAGGGGGATACCAGTTGGTGGCCTTGCCGGGTTGCTTTCGGGACCCGCAGTTGGACATGTGTGGCCTGACGTGTACAAGTGCGTGTATGCTAGTGTCAGCGGTGCCGTGGCTAACAAAGATGGCGTGGTATTGGGCGGAACCGGTAAGGACCGTGTGGTGTGGCCGGTTGGTGAGCAAGGGCAAGACCAACGGTACTACTTTGCCAACACCCATTTCACAATTGTGGCGACGGTGCAGTTTGGTGTGGTGCCTCAAAGGGACACTCCATTAATTGGGTTTGTGAATGGAGAAAAGAATGCTAATAAAACCTTAATGCTTTCGATCAAGAATAAGAAATGGTTTCTCACGTACGGGAGGATACGCAGCGAAGGTTCTCCGGTGCCGTCAAATTTGGAAGGGTCTCACCAGATTGCACTGACATTGCAAGATGGCTTGGTTACTGCATATGTTGATGGAAAACTAGCGGTTGCGGCGATTAATGTGAGAAAATTCGGTCGTGTCGGCTTTCTAAACATTAGGCGTTTTTTCGTTGGAACTCCAGTGTCTATTAGAACTTCAAGTCACACGACCGTAACCGTACACAATGCACTCCTGTACAACCGAAGGTTGAGCGAAGGGGAACTACAGTTGGTGTTCACCAACAGAGAGGTGATTCGTGCAGCCAACCCGACGACGCCGCCTCCCACGCCTTTTGAGTCTAGTGCTGGGGGCGATGAGCAGTCACACGATAGGGCGGGTTCCACGTTTggtgttccttttctttcaggAGGTTCGATGTATTGTGAAGGGGACGCGTTGGAGCGTGTttacattttatttattattactttatGTGCACTGGCACTTTTTATGTTAGTGTTGGTCTTTCAAAAGCAGTGGGACGGGGATTCTACTATAATCTGATTTTCTTATCGCTTCGTTATGCGTGCCATCGCGATTGGACAAAATTTCAAAACCCCTATCGTACTGCGACTATAGGCGGTGCATTCGCGGCAAATGAACACTGGAAAACGTTTCTTTTCAACATTCTAGCGGATGTTAGTGTCCAAACAAATAAGCCCTTTCCTCCACGCCGCATGCAATGAATTCGCTGCTCTACCACTCATTCCggctttgtttttcttcgtgtCCGCTCTGCCGGTGAAGCCAACCCGTAAGTACATGCTAAAATGTGCACTGGCGGTTATTTGCACCATGGGCATGCGGCTGGGTGAAAAGGTGTGGAAACACGGTAGCCACTGCGATCAGGTTGCGGTAATGATTAATGTGATACACTTGGTGGCTGGTCGATGGGTAAGAGTTTTCGTTGGTTGGCCGCGGTCGATGCAGGTGCGCTTGTGTGGTTCCGCCGGTGCGTCCGTTGGTGTATCCGCTGCTGTGCCATGTGGAGCTAAAAGCaccgttttctttgttctagTTGTGAGGGCCACTCGACGCATCGGGCAGTTGTGTCGAACCTTCAGCTGACTTTTTTACATTTCCCGTCACTGAAGCAACGTTAGGCGGGCCGACGGTTGCGACTTCCGTGACCCGTAACACTGAGAGTCAATGTGGGCAGCGGACGCCACCGTTTGCATTACGCCAACAGTTCATACCATACCATACCATATCATATCATTCAGCAGCACTGTTATCCAAACAGGAAGTCTTGTGGTTAATTTGTTACTCCGTCACGTGTGCACGCGGCTTGCAGTCATGCGCGCAAATTGTGCCGACCTTCAGCAGCTGGTTCCGCCCCGACTTCTCACGTTATTTTTCCCTTCGCCCTATTCTATCGGTGTTGGGAAATATACCGCGTTGGGTGTGCTGCATAAGCACTATCTCATTTACCGATTCATGCCGAACAGTGACGTAATGCGACCGGGCtcgcaaaaggaaaagagctGGAAAGGCGTTTTTTGTTCACCGCACGGTGGTATCTCTTGGATGTGAACTGCTGCGCTGCCCCGCTCTGTTTTTGTCCTTGAGGAGGCTCCTCCTTTATTTGCTTTGCATTTCTTCACGAACAGGCTGTGGATCCCTTCACACACGGAAACGATGGGAAGTACGGCTTTTGATGTTCCCTCAGGGACACAATGGGAAGTGACACCGTTCCATATGCTCAACGTTGTTTGGCAGTTGTGCCCATACCTAATTAACAGATAACCACGAAACTTTTTTTACTGACTTCGCAATGGCATCGATGATTAGGGCATTAGATTTCCCTTGGTGCTGCACTATCTCTAAAGGGGTTGGATGTTGCTGTGCCACTCCAAGCAGTTTGTGGTCTACACTTGCTAAATGTAGCGGGCCGTTTGCagcattactattattgtcaCGGTTATTATTGCCTTTACGATATTTCTGTGTGACTTTTCATGCCACTGTTGACCACAGGACGTAAAAGTCTAACTACGAAAAGAATGAGCGTCTTTCTGCCATCTCCTCAAACATGTTTTCTTGCCATTAAAAGTTTTGGTACAAGGGTCCCGCAGTCGTGGGTCTCATACCCCAGCAggcacatgcacacacatatatgaaTATGCATATGCATTAATTCGCTGACAGGGGCgccgttttatttttccattgTGGTGGGACCTAATTGGACCGTAAGAAGCTTTATTCAGAGGTGTGCGATGAGTCGTTACGTCCCGCATTGGGGAAGGGCCAAATCCTTGTTTAAATACGTAGGCATTTTAGGGTTAGTCGTGGAACCCCTCTGCGTCCGGGTTCCCTACAGGCGCGTTCTATCTTGTGAGACGCCTTTTATGgctctttgtgtgtgtgacttCGGCGATGCGTTGTCCCGCTCCGACAAAGGCCTCGTTCGCCCTTTCAGTTTGCGCTGTTCCAGTTTTCTGCATACTTTTTTCTACCccatcatttgttttttattttttaacgaAGATCCGTATTAACAGTTGCGTGGTTTGCTCGCTTTCCCCTCTATCCGTGCTCCATGAGGAGCCAGTCGGTTTGTTCTTTCTCTGATTGTTGCTTGCAGGCGTGGCGTTTCTTCGCCACCGTGCCCACCAACACTTGCCATGTGACACTTATGAACAACTAAGTACCACCTCACCCTTTTTGTGTACCGCTCTCTCGTTTCCTGAAGGCTGAAAGGTGATTTGGCTAGCGCTGCCCGCTcatgtttctcctttcccGCACTGCTTCACGGCCAGAGAGTAGTGGCGCTAACTCAAAAGCTGTGGTCGACGCTACTTCGCCCGCCACCCGGCACTCCATGCGGCTTATCGtgctgtttttgctttcgCTGTTGATGGTGGCACCAGTGGTTTGTGTAGCAGATAATGTTACGGTAAAGGTGTATTCCCTGTTGTACGACCCCTTTCTTCCTGATGTCTACAATAATGGAGTGAACGCCGGTCTCCACGCCTCGTTCGCAGCGCGCCAGTGGTCCACCGCGTCGAACGTCAACGTTGAGGTTATCCACCCCTTATCGTACGAGGTCCCGCCCCCTGAGCTCTTGCAGTCCATTATTGAGGAAAACAAGAATGAATtctttgtggttgttggGCCGTTGAGCGATAGTGACACACTGTctgttcttccttctttggaGGAAGAGGATTTGGTTGCCTTCGCTCCTTTTACTGGCTCTGATGCTGTGCGCGGGTGGAGCGCGAACGCTTACTTTTTGCACGTTTCACCAGCAGCGGAGCTACTGGCCTTGCTTCGATATGCAGTTAGTCAGCTCCACCTGTTGCGGATCGGCTTCATGTACCTGCAGAACGTCCACTTTGGAGACAGCGAGTATGAACTGGCCGTGGAGCTAATGTCTCAGATGGGGCGCAGTTTGTGCGGCGTTTTTACCTTGGAGAGTTCCTTTGATGGCGAGGCTGATGATGCCGAGTTCACAGCGACATGGGAGCTATTTGCGGGGACACACCCGCAGGGTGTGATGATTTTTGCACCGCAGGTGTCGGATGCGATGAGGTTTTTGATGAAGTTGGTAACTGACAACCGTACCAACAGTGCATATATTTTGTCACCAACGCCTCATGTGACCAATATAGAAAGTGCTTGGACCTTGGCGGGTGCCACTTCCGGCGTCAAAATGTTTCCTGGACAAGTTGTGCTTTCAGGTGTGCTCCCCCTTGTGTCGGATGACGGGTTCCGTGCAACCCGGCGGCTGCGAGCGGATATTAAAGCGTACGCGCTTTCCGGAACTGGCGCCGTCGAGTTTGACCCTTTAGCCTTCCATGGGGACGCCGCATACGGGGGACAAGTAATGTTTGGCTGGATCGTCGGTGAAGTGTTAGCCCAGGCCTTGCAGTGTAGCGAGTTCTTGAAGAGCAGGATGACATTCATGGACTCGCTATATAATCAGCGCCGCTATGTCATTGATGATATCGTAATCGGtgattttggtggtgagtgtgAGCCGTTGGCGGCTGCGTATGGTGCAACGTGCTATTGCAATGAGGGGGGGCGCATGATATACATGATGATCCTTGGCGACGATTATCTTCCTCGTCCTGCGGCTGACGGATTGATCACATTTGATGCATGTGACGAATCCGGGGTTCAGATGCTCGCTCCGCTTTATACTTTGCTGTTCTCCAGCGTCAACGACCCATTCGCACGGTCCGTTAACGGTGCAATTCACCGCGGAGCCCTCTTTGTATCCGGTAATGGTCATCTAGGTAAATCTGAACGGTTGTTCATACACTCTGTACCCTCAACGTCAGGTAATGTGATGTCGGACCTGAGAAAGATGTTGGACACTAGGGCGGTAACGTCTGTGcttggtgttgtggatgatgCGACACTTTCCACGCCTGACGTCGTGTTTATCGATCCCATTACCCTCAACCCAAGACTTCGTCACCCCGGAAGGAACGTAATCTACCTGTCGCCGACGTTGGAGCAGCAGCTATTCGTGATAGCAGGATATCTTGCTAGTGAGAATGCTTCCACCTTGCACGCAGTTATGCGCGACGATGCGACACGTTTGATTGAAACCGTGGTGAACAGAACGTTGCTGTCGTTTAACAGGTCTTTGGATTCTGTGGTTTCACTGGATAGAGATGCGCCGTTAAATGCTGCACTGCCCACTGATGGCAGTCTGCTGCTAATAGGGCTCACCGCCTCAGACGTCGGTGGTATTGCGGCTCATCTTTCAGCAAACCGCAACGTCCGTGTGTTTATACCGTTCTTTGATGTGGCGTTGTTTTACGATGACTTCATTCGCGCGTTCAGAGGCCTCAAAAGTGCTGAACGCCTAATATTCGCAACGAATCTACCGCACTGGGCGGACCATCGGCCATCGTCAGAGACTATCCGGAGATTTCATGCAAACAGACCGAATGCATCCGACCGGACCCCACTAGCACTTCTGGGCTTTACCTCTGCCAGTTTCCTTGATGCAGTCGCGCAACACATAGTAGGGGTGGACCCCCAAAAGGTGCTTACTACAATTTATACCCATTCTGTCATATCCGTTGACGACATGCAGTACGGCGCGTTTGCGGACGAGGACTGTTCCAGGATTGTTGGCAACCATACCGACGCGGTGGATGGCTGTCTTGTGAACTATGGTGCGACGCACATCTCCCTGTGGCCACTCGCCCGCGCGCTGAATGCGGCCGTACCACCCCTAACAAAGCCTGAGACGCCGTCGATGCACTACCATAACCTTGAAGAGGATGACCATCCGAAGTCGGTACTGGCGGGTTTAGTTGCAGGTGTCCTCAGCGTTGTGGTGATGCTTGCGGTGTTACTGTTGGTTCTTTTCCAACTGCGAGGTGGTGCGCGCGATAACGTCAATGCACCGAAGGAGCTGACGGGCCCAGTTACGCTGATATTCACAGATATCGAAAGCAGTACCGCACAGTGGGCAGCGCACCCAGAGATGATGCCCGATGCCGTCGCGACACATCACCGTCTGATTCGTGCGTTGATTATGCACTACAGGTGCTACGAGGTCAAGACGGTCGGGGACTCATTTATGATTGCATGCCACAACCCATTCAACGCTTGCCAGCTCGCGTGCTGCCTGCAGCGGTGCTTCCTGCAACATACCTGGGGAACTGCTGCATTTGACGAATCCTACCGCCAAATTGAATGTCAGCGGGCCCTTGAGAATGAGGAATACGCCCCACCCACTGGGTACCTCGAGTTGAGTGTATACCAGAAACTCTGGTGTGGGCTGCGTGTGCGCGTTGGGATACACACCGGTCTTTGCGATATTCGGTGTGACGAAGTGACTAAAGGATACGATTACTACGGCCGGACATCGATCATAGCCGCCCAAACAGAGAGCATTGCGAACGGTGGGCAGGTACTGCTAACGCATGCAACTTATATGTCTTTAAAGACGGCGGAGCGTGAGCAACTTAATGTGACGTCGCTCGGTCCCGTTCCGTTGTGTGGTGTGCCAGAGCCTGTGGTAATGTACCAGTTGGAGGCTGTTCCGGGACGCGCCTTCGCAGAACTACGGATTGGACATGATTctggcgctgctggtgcTTGCGGCACTGCCAGTGAGACAGGTTCATTGGTTGTCGAGCTAAGCGATGAAGCGCAGGTTGTTGCCACATCATTGGAGAGTGTGCTTAGCACCTTCGCACCCGCACAGCGGCGGAAGGCACTGATGACTTTCTGCGAGCGATGGCGTGTTTCGTTACCGCGGAATGCAAAGGAGGTGTGGGATGACGCCTTCTGCTGCGATGTCATACGTGTCATTGCAGCGAAGGCTTGCCGTATTGCCGAATATGAACCGAGGAGTACCAGCAATAGTGTAACTCAGACTCCGGGGCATTCTTTTGCCTTGCCATCTCGTGTGTTTGGGAGTGTGTCGCTCGGTTCGCAGCTTCCCTTAGCACCGCCTCGCGTGTGTGATGCCGTAAACGAGGCGCCGTGCCCGGACGCAACCTCTTCTAGCAACTGTGACAATTCGTCAGAGTCGTACGTCATAGTTGTCGAGTTCCCTGAGGGATTCGGGGAGAATACGTCAAGGAATGGGGAGTGATGGCACTGGAGCATTTCAGCCGTTACGAATCACtactttctattttttgtatgtgcgtTTTGTCGTTATTTCCCCATAGGTATTGCTTTATATTCTTTTCCTGCGCGTGCAACTTGTTGGATGTAGGTTTCGccttttgtgtgtatttatTTCCTATACGCATGCCGACGTACAAAGGCGTTCTCCACGTGAATTGTTTGAGGAACCTTACCGCATTTGCATggcatgtatatgtatatggaCTTTTCGATGCTCCAGCAGTAGCTTGTATAAACAATTAGGTTGCTTTGTATACCCTTTGTCCTCTTTATCTGCGGTGTGCCTTTGTATACGTGCGTGGCATGGAAAGGGCGCTGTGCATAGCGTATTTGTATCTCTTTTCCACTTTAATTTTCTattaattaatttattttttaaaaaaattctaCTGTGTCGTTAACTATGTGGTGGCCGGCTCGGGGTTCTCGCCGTTGTGTAAATCTTCTCTTGTTGGGGCTCCAGCCTGTAATGTTTCGCCCTGCAGTGGCGGTAtgtccctttctctttgcttttcttgtcTTGTATTAATTCTCCGGTGCTCTTACAGCACATTTATGCCGTCCCTTGCCGTGGACACATGTATATGacaggtatttttttttcttgtcccCACTTTTTCTAATTTCATATGCTTGTTTTGTACGCGCGGTCGTGGTGGGCGCGAATTCCCACACCGCACTTGTCTCGGTTTAAATGTTGATTATAACTTCGTAACGTTTGGCGCGCTACTCGTAAGGGTTTTGTGCTTCCCTTTCTGTTTGATGTCGTTTCTTACCTAACTCTTATGACATACCTTGAGTGTATGATGGATATCCGTGGTTGTTGCTAACTTTTGCTCTTTATgtattttatgtattttatgtatttctattttttaatttttaataTTAAGGTTCTGTGTGCATTACTCTGATATCACTCCACCATTTTCGACAGCGAGCATCTGGCGGCTTGGactacttttgttgttgttgttggtgtcatctttttcttttctttttttccgttttcatTACATCTCTTCTTCTAGGCTATTTGAAGGGAATACACATCTGCAGGACTGGCTATATGTTATTGCTTAGGGCGTACGGGGCATAGGATAGTTTAGgatctaatttttttttttttgccgtaGCCTTTTAAACTGACGGCGATTTTTTTGAACCATATGACAAACTTCCGTGTTTTGTTAGGGAGTGTTTGGTGACCTGACCGATTTGCATTTGGTGTTGAGCCGCTGCACTGCTGTGAACTTTCCGCATGTGACGGCGCCTCATGTTCAGAGATCGCGTAGCtgcaatagtaataataacgatTATTatttaataataaataataataagcgCTGCCATCTGATGTTGTGGAGTTGTGCTACGAACCGTCACGAGGCTGTTAATACAGTTGAGGTCATTAATGACTTTATACGGTGCCTTGTTTTCCCGCATATATCCGTGTGTGAGTGGTGAATTCTCTGAGGTGGTTATGAGGTAAATTCCAACACCCCcccatcccccccccccaaaaaaaaagaagagacgaAACCAAAATGGAACCTGGACAAcgcggtgtgtgtgtgtgtttgtgtttgtgtttgtgtttggatTCGATATCGGCGCGTGTGCCTGGAGATCATTTACGCTCTTGCCAAGTTatagtaattttttttcgttccttCATGTTTAATAAAGGTGTAAAAAGTTTGTTAATTTGTGAACAGTGCACGGTGGAGAGTGTATGATTTTGTTGTGTAAGGGCGCGGTGATATgttgcatgttttttttttctgtaggCCTTTTTTTCAGGTGATGTGACCCACGGTAACGTTTGGTTTAAATTCCGTGCTTAACGTGCGTGTGCCAGCGACTATGAACTTTGCcagctgcaaaaaaaaaaggaaaaatgtgCAGCCCATGGAGCGGGTTCGCTTTTTCGTGTTGTGATGATGGTGGCATACGACATTCACAATTAGTAGTGGTGCTGCTGGCGCCTGTTGTATTGTCTAATTTTTGCGTACTCATAATTTCAAATACTTAATGAGTAAAAAGGACTTTGTTATTTTATGGGGGAGGGAGCTAATGTCATACGGGATGCTAATTTGAGGGGTTTATGTTATTTGATATCTCACCTTGAAAGGTTTATCACTATTTTGTGGTTTGCTTATTTTTCCAGGGGCTGCTGAGTTCCATTAGTCGGGTGCCTCAGTTTTTAATACAtatcaaaataataaaaataggCATCCAATATATCAGGATGCGGTACAGTGTGGAAATATATGATGTGGTACTTATGTAGGGTGAATTGTTCCGACGGTAAAGGACGGCAAAGcaattccttttttggaCTTACACACAACCattggtttgtttttgttagaTTTTTAAACTCGCTAAAATTTGCGTTTGT from Trypanosoma brucei brucei TREU927 chromosome 5, complete sequence encodes:
- a CDS encoding receptor-type adenylate cyclase GRESAG 4, putative, whose translation is MRLIVLFLLSLLMVAPVVCVADNVTVKVYSLLYDPFLPDVYNNGVNAGLHASFAARQWSTASNVNVEVIHPLSYEVPPPELLQSIIEENKNEFFVVVGPLSDSDTLSVLPSLEEEDLVAFAPFTGSDAVRGWSANAYFLHVSPAAELLALLRYAVSQLHLLRIGFMYLQNVHFGDSEYELAVELMSQMGRSLCGVFTLESSFDGEADDAEFTATWELFAGTHPQGVMIFAPQVSDAMRFLMKLVTDNRTNSAYILSPTPHVTNIESAWTLAGATSGVKMFPGQVVLSGVLPLVSDDGFRATRRLRADIKAYALSGTGAVEFDPLAFHGDAAYGGQVMFGWIVGEVLAQALQCSEFLKSRMTFMDSLYNQRRYVIDDIVIGDFGGECEPLAAAYGATCYCNEGGRMIYMMILGDDYLPRPAADGLITFDACDESGVQMLAPLYTLLFSSVNDPFARSVNGAIHRGALFVSGNGHLGKSERLFIHSVPSTSGNVMSDLRKMLDTRAVTSVLGVVDDATLSTPDVVFIDPITLNPRLRHPGRNVIYLSPTLEQQLFVIAGYLASENASTLHAVMRDDATRLIETVVNRTLLSFNRSLDSVVSLDRDAPLNAALPTDGSLLLIGLTASDVGGIAAHLSANRNVRVFIPFFDVALFYDDFIRAFRGLKSAERLIFATNLPHWADHRPSSETIRRFHANRPNASDRTPLALLGFTSASFLDAVAQHIVGVDPQKVLTTIYTHSVISVDDMQYGAFADEDCSRIVGNHTDAVDGCLVNYGATHISLWPLARALNAAVPPLTKPETPSMHYHNLEEDDHPKSVLAGLVAGVLSVVVMLAVLLLVLFQLRGGARDNVNAPKELTGPVTLIFTDIESSTAQWAAHPEMMPDAVATHHRLIRALIMHYRCYEVKTVGDSFMIACHNPFNACQLACCLQRCFLQHTWGTAAFDESYRQIECQRALENEEYAPPTGYLELSVYQKLWCGLRVRVGIHTGLCDIRCDEVTKGYDYYGRTSIIAAQTESIANGGQVLLTHATYMSLKTAEREQLNVTSLGPVPLCGVPEPVVMYQLEAVPGRAFAELRIGHDSGAAGACGTASETGSLVVELSDEAQVVATSLESVLSTFAPAQRRKALMTFCERWRVSLPRNAKEVWDDAFCCDVIRVIAAKACRIAEYEPRSTSNSVTQTPGHSFALPSRVFGSVSLGSQLPLAPPRVCDAVNEAPCPDATSSSNCDNSSESYVIVVEFPEGFGENTSRNGE
- a CDS encoding trans-sialidase, putative (similar over 348aa to Sialidase (EC 3.2.1.18) (Neuraminidase) (NA) (Major surface antigen). (Swiss-Prot:P23253) [Trypanosoma cruzi]), which translates into the protein MKRLPVRPCCVTGEGSFSALTFSFSLYALLVLFALLYCCDLVSSKIYERTTREVFLEGGRWVRKSEWEKGSWKTSPEWNAGYEWWAWCMDSVAKEAKGEVCRKEWLSQRKKGYTLVPRTKVPFREKNGTQWMRNVHSFRVPSFVEISGVLVGIADVRYISSADFTFTETVAKYSADGGDTWKTKVIIENSRVNTNFSRVVDPTVAVKGNNIFVLVGRYNTSSKYWTWQHYGEDWDILMYKGTVIKEEKDGNVTASITFEAPQNLKFLLATVPSPGGHPPSQFLGGVGNTAVTPDGAIVFSVQVKNTWNQVVGKLLYSTDDGKTWHFSAGETPVGSTESSAVWWKDKLLVNARTDEHIGCRRVFETSDLGNTLKESIRTLSRVIGNSPLRNQPGSSGSAISITVEGMDVMLISQPKNTKGRFSRDRLQLWLTDGTRVFMIGQISQGDDNSPYSSLLYTSDGKLYCLYEQNIEEVFTIYLARLVDEMKMIKWVVLLWKAQDTLLVGDCLSSAGGTGPCRGIPVGGLAGLLSGPAVGHVWPDVYKCVYASVSGAVANKDGVVLGGTGKDRVVWPVGEQGQDQRYYFANTHFTIVATVQFGVVPQRDTPLIGFVNGEKNANKTLMLSIKNKKWFLTYGRIRSEGSPVPSNLEGSHQIALTLQDGLVTAYVDGKLAVAAINVRKFGRVGFLNIRRFFVGTPVSIRTSSHTTVTVHNALLYNRRLSEGELQLVFTNREVIRAANPTTPPPTPFESSAGGDEQSHDRAGSTFGVPFLSGGSMYCEGDALERVYILFIITLCALALFMLVLVFQKQWDGDSTII